The sequence TGCAAGAAATTGTTCAATAGCTCATAAACACACAAAAAAACCACATACCTCAGCATCTGCTACGGAAGAGGAGGCAACTCCTCCACCAACTGTTGCCTGCACAAAAATGGTGACCAGTGATGTCAGCTACAAAGATGCCAACATTTGTCAACTTCTGCGAAAACTATATTTACATCAAGATGACCAGTGTTGTCAACTACAAAATGATTATTGAGCAACTAGAACAAAATAGTGGTGCCAACGGCTGCATAATTTCATCAGCGCCTAAAAAACCCGAGAAACATTGATATTCAAGGATTTACTTACCCTGGTAGATGATTTAGCTCGCCCTGCTGCTGCTGACGTTTAGTCCGCTTTACAACCCGAAACCGATCAACAtcctaagaaaataaaaaaaacatgggCATGGGATTTTTTTTTattatatgacccaaacaaaaccaaaataaggtgcttgtgtcatcagcatgccacttacctcaactTCCTCTCCCTCATGAACACTAGGCGCACGGCATGGCTGGCAATTAGCAACACGCTTAGTCCTCCGGCGAAGGGTCTGACTTCCAGAACCCTAATTAAGCaacaaaaaaacatgaaaaaaaggaCATAAGCATacatggataagttgaaaacaactcaaagacgcaaaaaaaaagagaaaaatacatCTCCTTCATTGCCATCCGCATCTCCTCCTATTATAACTTTTTTTAGCCTGTGAGGGGAATACAAGAAAAGAAAACATAGTTAGAAGATGCGCAAATGAACTAGACAAAACATAAAAGCTTGCTTTGATCTACAGACCTCTACACATAAGCAGAACACCCAGTGCAAAAAACTGTAAAACATGAGGACAACCAACTACTACAGTGATGCAGCCAATTGGGCAGTCAACCTTGTGCAACTGGACAGCTTATAAGCCAACTAGTTTCACTAAGGCAAGAAATAACTAGGCAGAAAAATAGTTAACTAAAGGCAGCCAGCTGGGTATGATAATTTGTGCAACTGGGACAAACAAAAAGCCAACTAATATAGCCAACTGGAATATATGTATAATTAGGTGCACCAGCACGGCACCTACAGGGGCAACTCGAACACGGAAGTAGAGCAACTTTTGCAACTCAAACAACATATAGACAACCTAGTACAAAATTAGGAAGCAAACCTAAGCATGATAACCTAGCAGCCAACCTAGTACAATGTAGAACATGTGGACAACCAACTAGTATATGGATGCAGCCAACTGAACAACATATAGACAGTCAACCTAGTGCAAAATAGCAAACCAAGTAAGCAGGACAAGTAGTGCAAGTGTAGAACATATGGACAGCCAACTAGTAAAACTGATGCAGCCAACTGAGCAGTCAACTTGTGCAACTGAACAGTGCATAAGGACAGCCAACTAGCATGTGAATGAAGCCCGGATAGAATTTTGTGCAACTAATAGAAAATCTCTACCTAAATCTCTACcaacttgtgcaactgaacaaTATATAGACAACCAACCTAGTACAAACAGGAAGCAAACTAAGCATGACAACTAATGCAAAGTGCAGAACATATGAACAGCCAACTAAAAAAGGGATGCAACCAACTGGGTAGAATTTTGTGCAACTAAACCAAAAACTAGTTCAATCAGCCATTGCATCGCACACATCTAGGACATCATCTACCAACAACAAAAACCGTAACAAGGACCAGAACATGGTATATGGACGGTATATTGGGCGCACACGTACCTCAAACCGCAAATTCCCAAGCACCACTTGGCCATGACCAACAAAACACTCGGTAATGAATCCCCACCATCACTACCCCTTACAACCGCACAAAATCAAAGCAAGCACAGAAAGGGGCAGAAAATGGACCCTATGCAGCCCGCCAGATCCGCCACTGTCAACCCGGCCACAGCCTCATCCCCAGCGACGAGACAGAGAGGGGAAGGACAACAAAAGGCCTCTGCGGACGTCTGCGTCGACCGCAAATTCCAACAACCACTCCACCGACACCAACACACCCTCCCACCATGAATCCCCACCACCACTTTCCCTTGCCGCCGCACAAATCCAAGGACATGAGAGTCCAACGGAAGCACACACAACACGTCTACACCAAATCGACCATACGAGGCAGTTGACGCCATAGGAACCCTAGGAATCCCAGCCCGCCATTTCCGCCACCGACGGCCTCGAGACGACCTAGACCCCCGGCGATGAGACAGAGAAAGGAGGGATGCGGGATGCACTGGGTACTTGCAACGCCGACGAGGGCCAACAATGAATCCCCCCGCGGTCCACTGGAGATTTGGAGAGCAGCGGCGCGAATCGCCCTGGAGCGAGAGCGAGGGCGGAGGAGAGGAGCGCATAATGGGAGGAACGGGAGAGAAAGGGGGGAGAAAGGGCGAGAACGACTCGTGTTTCAAAAACGGCCGCCCACAATCTACGCCACGCCCGCTTACATGTGGGTCCACGCTCGTCCCGGATAAGGACAAACCGCCCATGATGCGCGGTTGCACGAAATCGACCAGAGACACCTCGCACTCACGCGATGCCGATCGCGAGCGATCGTGCGGTCGCGGGCCGGCCGCCCGTTCTCTCCAATTAGTGCGTATGCACTTTTAAGGTTTTAGGTAGAAAAATTATTGatcatatattaaaaaatgatgaaattttttgatcatgcatataaaaaatgttaatcaagcatttgaaaaaaaattgaacacatatttaaaaaatattaatcaaacATTCAAGAAATGTcaaatgtgcatagaaaaaatattgaccatgtgttAAAAAATGATGATTaaatttgatcatgtatataaaaatgttaatcacgcatttgaaaaaaatgttgaacaagtgtttaataatgttaatcaataatttagaaaattttaaatgtgtatataaaGAATATTAATAATATACTTAAAAAGTTAATATTTTTCTATGAAaactagaaaaaatgttgaccatgtattaaaaattgttaatcttgtatttgaaaaatgttaaaactGTGTTTAGAAAAACTTTATAATTTGTATTGGAAAAATATTAAAACTTTGTATAGAAAAAATGTATAATTTGTATTGAAAAAATGTTAGACATGTATTAGAAAATTGTTGTTGATATATACGAAAAATGTAGAATAATAACCaaagaacaaagaaaaccaaaatagatacaaagtaaaaaaagaaaatgaaaaatgaggAGAAAATGCAAAAAAAGGAAATACCggagaggaaaaaaaagaaacgaataaaacaaataaaaatcaAAGAAAACCGGCTCGAATAGCCTCAAGGAGGATGCACCCCTAGTTCTAACAGCGAAGGGGACTTGGGCGGAGTGGTTATCGCAGCGAGGGATCTCCCTGGAGACCAGGGATTGATCCTGATTTCACACCTTTCTTGTGCTCTTTTTATGTAATATGTGCGCTTGAATGGCTGGCCCAATACAACGTGAGGGGGAAAAAAGCTTCAGCAAGAGATGCTACTATCTCGCTTAACGCGAGACATAGCCCTCGCGACAGACCACCGCCGATGATCTGTCGTGAGCTCTAGGCCGAGGAGGCCTGTAATGAAGCCCAGAGATAGACACAGAGGCTGTTGAACTTGAGGCTCTATTTCCATCAAGGTGTTGGATTTAGGCCTCACTTGCATAAAGAGAACGACATTGCTGTGCAAATGACGTTCGCGGCAGAAATGCGCACGATCCTCTAATCAATGGGGAACAAGTGTTGCCCAACCGAATCTGATGGTTGCCGCAGCTTGTCGGCTGTAAATCGGCCGCAATTGTGTCGTCCGTATAGCAGTCGTTGTAAAAGAAACTTCCCTGATTATAAAGTGTACATGCATTTTGAACACTAATTTTGACCACTACTTTAACCAACAAACCACCAGCTATATGTCACAGTCAAACAAAAGGAAGTCAAACCATGTTGGATGGTTAAAAGGACAATGATATCCCAGTCCTGGGATTCAAAACCTATAATTGAAGCTGATGCtcattctggatttatttcaggccttcCGGCGACGAGAGTTCAGTGGAATGAAGCGTTCCTGTCAACTACAAAGGCATCGGTGGTGATTTTCTCAATCACAAGATGACGTGCCCGTCAACTACAAAGGCATCGGTGGTGATTTTCTCAATCACATGATGACGTGCCGGCTCGGTCTTTCGAATTTGCTCATAGAGGCAAGGTGTGCATTCATAGGGAGGAAtatatgcgcgtatgtatgagtgtCTGTGTCTGTAAAGATAAAGATATATTCAAAGATACAAAAATAGAAACATTACACGATGTAGATACGGGTGGGCTTTGGGCTTGGGTATGTGATTACTGTACCCGCCCCATACCCTATCCATGCCATCCTTAATCCCCTAAAAAATGCCATCCTTAATGGAGTACAAATACTGAAACCACTTACATGAATTTTCCATCCAAAATAATATTGCATTTGTTACATTTTACAACAAAGACTCGTGAATAATAGAGCCTAACACTATGCTCCATTCAGCAGTGCCCAAATAGTGAAGTAAGCATTACAGCAGTTCCATTATTTATTCCACCACTTTCAATGTTATTTACATGTAATCGTGTCGTCAGACAACAGGAAGTCACATTAGTTTTCTCTCAATGGCAGTACCAAACGTCAAAATAATGAAATCAGATGGATTTTACTCTACAGCGCAGCTCGATCCGATGACCGAAAACACATTTCAGTATCAGCCATTCCATCAGAGCCTACAAGCAATAGCTTGTCAGGATAGGCTTCGATACGCCCGAATGCACTGGTGCCGGGAGGACACTCCAGCGCAGCCTCGAGGGTGCGATGGTGCACGCCGTGGGAGTCCACTGAGTAGCCACCCTTGTGGTCGTGCCCGGCAAAGCAGGCCCTAACACAGTTGTATCGTCGAACGATAGACATCACCTCATCATAGTTCCACATAAGAGCTGCTGGGTACACTGCGCCAGGGTCCATTGGGAGATGACTGCATAGGATGACGTTCTGCCGGCGGTCCGATGCATCCTGGAGGACATCGTTGAGCCAGGACAGCTGCTCCTTGCCAACTGCACCATTGAACTTCACAAACCGCCTGTCGACGCCAAAAAGACCGTCAGGGCTGTTCTTGTCGGTGTTTGGGTTCTTTTCATCGAGGAGCTTCAATGCTGCTGCGGTTACAGGATGATCATGAGGCCAGCCAAGTGCGCTGAAATCATAAGCATCCAGAACAACAAATCTGTACTCAGGACATGGTGAGAAGTCATAATACGCGCGATCAGAATCCGTCGGCATCTTCAACAATGCCACCAGCTTGCTCCGAGGAAGGTTGTAGAGGCAATGGTTGCCAAACATGTGGTAGGTCGGGCCATCGAACTTCTCAAACTCGTCAATGACCTTCTGCATTGCCCACAACGACTTGTCCTTTGGGCAGAACCCGTCGATGGTGTCTCCAAAGTTGATGGAGAAATTGATATTGCCTTGCTCATTCCATGTGCTGACAGCTCTTTGAAGGACGCTGATGCTGTGCCGGTAGTAGCGTGGGACGCCGAGGAACGAGCAGCCGTCTGGGATATCGGCGTACTGGACATCAGCAATGATGCCAAATGTGAACAAGGGCTTCTTGGCAGATGCATGGGCTAGTCCGTTTGCGGCAGCCATCACGAGAACTTCAGCGTCACCAGTCCTTCGGAATCCCTCTTTGCAGGGAAGGCAGAATTAGATTCTGGAATAGAAACGCGTTGCCCCCGTGCTGGAACCTATAATATGAGCCAAGCATTATTTGTTCAGAATTTGGGGGAGGGGATCACTATATATCACTTTGTCACATTAATAAACAGTATCAAGCAGCGTAGCACAATGCATATCAACATCGTAGCAGTAAAAGTCTCTGCGTATAGAGCCCTGCTATAGAGCCTAGAATATAAGCCAGGCAATGTTTGTTCAGAGTTCCGGTGAGGGGGTTAGTATAACTTAGTATAAACTATAAAGCAAAGGAGCGCAATGCATATCAACATCACAGCAGTAAAAGTCTCTGCTTATGGAATCGTTGTGTTCCATAAAAAAAAAAGGGTATCTCCTTATTCTTCAAATTTTGTAGTGTAAAGCGTCATTTCACCCACCCTCAGACACTAGCTAGTGGAAATGCTACGATATTTCTTGACTTAGGGCTTCAGGAGCTCCTGAGATTTACACGACGCGCGGAGACGCAGCCGAGCTGCCTGTAATCGAAGCCTACGAGCTGCAGTGCCGAGAAACAAAGCGACCAGACCAACAGATTGCAGCGACCAAACGATCACAGGAGGAAGGAAACAGGGGAGGATGGATTGATTACCGGCGCAGCGACAGGGGCGGCGAGGTAGGCTGCGGCTGCCGCGAGCGGGGTGGGCGGACTCCGGCGGGATCTCACGCGCGCTGGGTTGGTAGATCCCGGATCGGACGGTGGAGTCCAGAAGCAGCGAGCAGCCGGGAGGGGGGAGGAGTTTGGATCTTAACGGAAGCCTCTGTCCTCCTCTCCTCCGCCTCTCCGGCTCGGGAGAGGCAAAGACGGGGGAACCGAGTCGGACCACCACCGGTCGTTAGCCCTGGGCCGAAGAGGCCCGTAACAGAGCCCAAAACTGCAAGGGGTTTAATTTGAGGACTCGTTTTTTTATCTCAATTTATTTATTGTAATttaaaataaaattttatttattttcagGAAAAAATTAGATATATAAAATAAAAACAAGCACATTTTTCTGAATATTTTGATTCATAGATGCTTAAGTAGTTTCGAGATGTCTAGCTTCCTCTGGTCTCAGTGCGACTCCTTTGATCTTTTCTTGACACGCATAACAGATTTAGACGCAATTAGAATCACCTCTAAACATACTCCCATATGGATCCTTCTAGAGCGAATTGTTTGCTCACCAATTATAAGTCCTGGCGCTCATGAACAAAAGTTGACCACAAAATAATGAATCAAAGAGTTGCGCCAACCATCAAGGGTGAAAACAACATCCGAGGATAATTCACATATTGACATGTCAACTTTTAGAATTTTCTATTAGTTACAACAAAGGTAGACAAATGCTACCCTGGAAACCTCTCTTTGGATACTTTTTTCGTTAGTGCATTCTCAAATCTCTATCAAGATATATACAAGTCATTAAATTAAATAGGAACAAGATAATACACTATAATGTATCTAAATAGGCACAAATTATTTTTTTAGATGAATGTGACTTTATCATTATTTtgatttctttcatagatttagATGGGATTCCGCCAACTAAAATGTCTCAAATTATTCATAGAAAGGTAACAAAATTTCCATGACAAATAGAGCCATGGTTCCACATTTGAATTTTTGAATGACAAAATTAAGTTTAATATTACATGGCATTGCATTATTATGTCCAATGATAAATAGTACTCCATTTAAAAATTTATGCAATGCTCGTATCATTGAAAAGTAATTATTTACAATTTGGTGACGTGGTGATATGTAACAAGTAAGAAAACATCTATAATGAGACATTGGCTTTATTTTTCTTCATCAGTTATTATTTTAGGGATGCCAACGCAATGGAGAAAGGTAAATGAAGAATAGGGATGGAATGATGTCAAATAATTTTTTGATGTACTCATAAAAGTCCGTCCGCTATGTTTGAATTCCAGCTACAAATCGTCTAAGATTTATTGTGGGACAACATGCAGAGATAGAGGGCTACACCTTCTTCCCCATTAAAAGCATGACCTCAATAATGGCAAAATGGAAAGGGCAAAAAAGAAAAATGATCTCATCATCATCTTCCTATCTTCTTTTGCTAATTCGATCTAGACTCTGTAAATTCATTTTAGAACAAAGGTCTCTTTGGATTGAAGGGGTTTTGTAGGAATTTTAGAGGATTTAAATCCTAGGGAATTTTTCTTATGGAACACTATTGGACCATAGGATTGGTGTTATCAAATTCCTATGAAATCGATTCCTACGCGCCCATTCCATAGAAATTTCAACATGAGCTcggggcctctttgattcgtaggtaTTTCAAAATATAGGACTAGGAGAAATATGAATTGTAATGGCACGCCCACTTGAATCCTGTAAGATTATTAGTAAATCACGGAAGTTTGGAAAAGAGTGTTTGATGCAAAAAAAAAAAGGAATATATAACGGGGTTTGAGTAGATGAAAATATTCTTCCATTGTAGAATGCAAAGGAATTGTTTGGAATTTTTCGTGATGGGCGAGTACTCGTCACTCTCGTGTTCATCATGATTAGGATGGCGTGCGAGTAATCACCACGTGATAAGGCCGGAGCGTAGCCTCGTAGGCCACGTACATGATGACGAACTGATCCATGATATGATTATTTGTTGTGATCTGTGATATGATCCAAAAAGTCTATGAACGCGTCGAGCGAGTCATGCGCTTCTAGAGAGTCCGGAGGCGTACGCGGCGACGCCGACTAGGCCATGTGGCATGCATGCGAGCCTCTCATTCTTCCCGGCTTTGTTTATTGGCGGGAGGATGGTCCCTCCAGCACAGTGATGCCCATACGTGCACGCAACACCTCCGCGTAGCGTCGGTGCAGGACCATATGATATGAACATCATCGCTATAAATAAACCGTTCAACCTGCATACCAATTCGCAGCAACTCGACGACAATACAATACAACACGATACACCACCAGTTCATCTTGTAGCACATCGATCGGAGTAAAGTGCGTGAAAATCAAGGATAATGGACGCGACCAACAAGGCGACCGGGCACGGCGGCGCCACCGGCCCCGCGGGGAACCACGGCGGGGCTCCTGCCGGTGCTGGTGCCGGGGGCGTGCAGCAGCTCCAGGCGACGAGGGACGACCGCAAGACCGACGGTGGCCTGGGCCGTTCCGGCGGGCCCACGGGGAACCACGGCGGTGCTCCTGCCGTCGGCGCGGCCGCCGCCGGTGAGAAGAAGGGCGTCGTGGAAAATATCAAGGAGAAGCTTCCCGGCGCCGGCGGGCAGCAGTGAGAGCGTCGAGTCACTGAGCTACATGTACCACACAGCCTCTGGCACTACGTGTAAAAAGCTCAGCCACGCTTTTACAAATAAATAACGAGCTGTGTATGTATGCATGCATGTACCGATGTACTTGTCTTCCATCGGAATAAAAATACTTGTGTTTTGTAAGAATTTGAACGGGAAATATATTTTCATTGGCGTACAGGGTTGATTTTCATGTTTTTGCGTTTTCCCCCAATGTTTCGGCTTCGACTATGTGTCCTATACATATATGTTtactctcaaaaaaaaaaagagtcaTTCCCAGAGCTAGTAAATAAAATCCTACACAGAAACTGGGTTGACCTCCCAATGAATGCATGATTAGTTGCAGACTACTATTTTCATTACatgacttgaacttataacaaaaacaaaatatattaaTGTTCACAGGTTTTTTTCTCCGTAGAAttggaaacacaagagaaacagtTGGGGGCATAACCCGAAATGCAGAACCCAAGCCATCGCCCATCGGGCAATCCACCCATCTCATCACCGACCTTCCCTCTCCTCCGTCGGCCTCGACAATCTCGGGGAGAGGCTATGTTGCGGATCCGATGATAATAGTAGATTGGGATTCTTTCTTGTAGTTAGGGTTGCTGAGTCGCGGGCGCTTTCACCATGGCTATGGTGGCGGCGACACTCAATGTCCTGGTCCGGGCCAGCAAGGCAGGGCGATGTTCCAGAGCCAGAATAATGGCATTCCCGCCTTATCCTCGCACCAGTGGTGCGTTTAGCGTCGTCGGAGGGCGCGTGAAGGTGTGTCTCGAACCTGGATCCAAACATATACACATTTTCACAAGTTCATAACATTGCATACATATAAAGGACCAAAAGAAATTAATGTAGTTCTCAGATGAAGGAGAAGCTGCAAGCATGTTTTTTTGCGGGGTGAAAAGGGTTTTCATTACTCAAGGTGGAGAGAGATCCTCCAAACAAAGTTGAGGTACATTAGCAGGGCCCGAACGAAGCCAAACTGTTGTCCTAGCTTCTACACGTCCAAATGAAGCTAGTCTATGGCCGACAGCATTTTGGTGCCTGCTTACATGAGTAATGGAACACTCCCTTTCGCCAAGAAGCTCTTTAACTTCCTTGATTATCATCGCGTTCTGTGATCTGTCCTCCGTATGCGCACGGATGGATTCAGCAGCATGGAGGCAATCCAGCACCACGTCAACTGGAAGCTGGGACCACTGCAAAGCAAACCGTAGGCCCTCCAAACAGGCTAAAAGTTCAGCCTGAAGCGGATTCACACAGTTTTGTAGACTCCTGCAGGCCGAGAAGATGATGTCCCCCCTTGCTATCGCGTAGCACcatgcctgctcccgcctctcccGAATCATGacagaaagatccatccacattaAGCTTTACTCTCTCTGTAGCCGGCGGCTGCCATCGAGGCCTCGAGTTATGATCAGCAACAGCACGCGATACCGTCTTCTTTGGCCCTCCCCACAGTGGCATCTTTCCCTTAACCAGATCATCGTTTGGGCAATGCTTGATGGCTAAAAGGGATCCCTCGTAGCTGAGGAGGAAGCGCGTCGAGGCATCAGTCGGGGAAGGTTTTTTGTCATGGACAATCTCGTTCCTGACATGCCATGCACGCCAAAGAACCATAAGCATCCTCATCCGATCATCCTTATTCATGTCAGCCAACACGTCGAAGATCCACTCCTTCCCAGTCGGCCGGACAGCAGAAGGATCTGGCAGCCTCTAGAAGTTGCACATGTTACGCCATAGGTCCACGGCCTGGGGGCATCTACAAAACACATGGAATGTGTCCTCCCGCTCCGTTCCACAGAGTGGAAAAACATCAGTGGTCTCCAAGTTCCTCGCCTTTTTGTTCGCCCATGTTGCCAGAGAGTTGGATGCTAGCTTCCACGCAAAAATATGCACCTTTGGGAGAGCCGGGCACTTCCAAATGAAAGCCCAGGCGGCACGCCGCCCGTCCGGGGCCCTGCTTGCAGCCACCGAGGATGGTAAGAGGCGTTCGTCCGAGCCCATGCGATATGCGCTCTTGACAGAGAAAGAGCCATTCCGCTCTGCCGCCCATGCAATGTAGTCTTCTTGCCGTGGGGAAGCCTTGATCTTGAGGATTTCCATTACATCTAAGTGCATGAAATGTTGGTTCAACAGCGCCACCCTCCAGTTGTCGTATTCATCCATAAGCTGGCTCACTCGCCAAAGCCGGCACCGGCCCTAGACAGAGATCGGTCCTCGAGCCAAAGGGTGAGGGATCCACTGATCTCTCCAACGTACCGAGGCCCCATCACCAATACACCAGATGAGCCCTTTCTTGAGGAGCTCCAAGCCATGCACAATGGATTGCCACGTCGTTGAGGCATTGCCCGAGAAGACGGTGTCATCCAGTCGTCCTTCCGGATAGTACCTTGACTCAAGCACCTACACGCATAAACTGTTGGGGTTAGAGAtaaggcgccaagcttgccttgcgaGCAAGGCTTGGTTGAATAAGCGGAAGTCGCGGAAATCGAGCCCCCCTTTCTCCTTAGGTTGGTCATGCTATCCCAAGCTCTCCAATGTGTTTTCCTCTTCCCTTGCTTCGACCCCCACCAGTAGTTCCTGACCATCCTTGTAAGATCATCTCATACGCTCCGAGGTAGGTGAAACACccccattgttggaaatatgccctagaggcaataataaaagcattattattatatttccttgttcatgataattgtcttttattcatgctataattgtattatccggaaatcgtaatacacgtgtgaatatatagaccataacatgtccctagtgagcctctagttgactagctcgttggtcaacagatagtcatggtttcctg comes from Triticum aestivum cultivar Chinese Spring chromosome 5B, IWGSC CS RefSeq v2.1, whole genome shotgun sequence and encodes:
- the LOC123113159 gene encoding manganese-dependent ADP-ribose/CDP-alcohol diphosphatase — its product is MAAANGLAHASAKKPLFTFGIIADVQYADIPDGCSFLGVPRYYRHSISVLQRAVSTWNEQGNINFSINFGDTIDGFCPKDKSLWAMQKVIDEFEKFDGPTYHMFGNHCLYNLPRSKLVALLKMPTDSDRAYYDFSPCPEYRFVVLDAYDFSALGWPHDHPVTAAALKLLDEKNPNTDKNSPDGLFGVDRRFVKFNGAVGKEQLSWLNDVLQDASDRRQNVILCSHLPMDPGAVYPAALMWNYDEVMSIVRRYNCVRACFAGHDHKGGYSVDSHGVHHRTLEAALECPPGTSAFGRIEAYPDKLLLVGSDGMADTEMCFRSSDRAAL